CACTCGCTCACTAATCAAATTAATGTCCGCAATCATTTTCCGAGTAAAGATCAAGGAAAGATTTGTTATATCGTTTAGCAACGACACTAGTATGGAGATTTTcttactccttttttttattcctttttttcccctttgtgTAACTTAATAATGCCCCTCTCTTCTTGGCACACGTATATATTAACATTTTGGAAGTTCCTGAATTCGTGATTTAACTGAATCAGCAATTCCATGAGTGAACATTGCAGGTTGCCTTTTCGAAATTGGAGACATTAGATGTCGATGAGTTGGATAACATCGAGTTTTTGTTTTCCCCAACCATGATTAAATCTCTCACACAACTAAGAGATCTACGAGTATTTTCTTGCAAGAAGATGGAGGCGATCATTGCGGAGGAAGAATGGTTGGGATTGGAAATATCATAAACTCTGACATTCCCATTGTTAACTAGCTTAAACTTAAATAATTTGCGAAGTTTCATGTACTTCTCTTGCAAAAAGTGTaagattgattttttctttttatcactaAATATCTTCTTGTAGATATATTCATCCTTACAATACAAATGGCAACATTCCTTTCATCCATTGAAAAACTGATGTCAGGTTCACGAGAAGCTCGGAGTCAAGATTGCATCAAATCATACTGCACTACACTCTTCAGTCAAGAGGTACGTGATTAACGTTATGTCAAAATATTACATATAACAAAAGtattaaatatgcaaaagacAAAGCATAGCCAACATAAGAACTAACTAAATAAGGCTTTTCATTGTAAGTTATTCTTTAGAAGGAATAAAACTCGCTCACTAATCACCTTAATGTCCCCAATCATTTTCCAAGTAAAGATTGGGGAAAGATTCGTTAGATTGTTTAGCAACGACACTagtatggagatttttttactccttttttttctttttttccccttttgtgcAACTTAAGAATGCCCCTCTCTTCTTGGCACACGTATTATTAACATTTTGGAAGTTCCTAAATTCGGGATTTAACTGAATCATCAATTCCATGAGTGAACATTGCAGGttgcatttttgaaattggAGACATTAGGAGTCAATGGCTTGGATAATGTCGAGTTTTTGTTTTCCCCATCCATGATTAAATCTCTTGCACAACTGAGAGATTTACTAGTATCTTCTtgcaagaagatggaggagatcATTGCGGAGGAAGAAGGGTTTGGATTGGAAATATTTCTGGCATTCCCAATGTTAACTAGCTTAAacttaaataatttgaaaagtttgatGTGCTTCTCTCGCAAAAAGTgtaagattgatttttctttttatcactaAATATCTTTTGGTAGATATATTCATCCTTGCAATACAAATGACAACATTGTTTTCATCCATTGAAAAACTGATGACAGGTTCACGAGAAGCTCGGAGTCAGGATTGCATCAAATCATACTGCACTACACTCTTCAGTCAAGAGGTACATGATTAACGTTAtgtcaaaatattatatataacaaaagtattaaatatgcaaatgacAAAGCATAGCCAACATAAGAACTAACTAAATAAGGCTTTCCATTGTAAGTTATTCTTCAGAAGGAATAAAACTCGCTCACTAATCAAATTAATGTCCGCAATCATTTTTCGAGTAAAGATTGGGGAAAGATTCGTTATATTGTTTAGCAACGACACTAGTATGGAGATTTTCTTactcccattttttttattccttttttccccttttgtgcAACTTAATAATGCCCCTCTCTTCTTGGCACACATATATATTAACATTTTGGAAGTTCCTGAATTCGTGATTTAACTGAATAGCCAATTCCATGAGTGAACATTGCAGGTTGCCTTTTCGAAATTGGAGACACTAGGAGTCAATGGCTTGGATAACGTCGAGTTTTTGTTTTCCCCATCCATGATTAAATCTCTCGCAAAACTGAGAGATCTACGAGTATCTTCTTGCAAGAAGATGGAGGCGATCATTGCAGAGGAAGAAGGGTTTGGATTGGAAATACCAGAAACTCTGGCATTCCCAATGTTAACTagcttaaaattaaattatttggaaAGTTTCATGTGCTTCTCTCACAAAAAGTGtaagattgattttttgtttttatcacTAAATATCTTATTGTAGATATATTCATCCTTGCAATACAAATGGCAACATTCTTTAAATCCATTGAAAAACTGATGTCGGGTTCACGAGAAGCTCGGAGTCAAGACTGCATCAAATCAAGCTGCACTACACTCTTCAGTCAAGAGGTACATGATTAACGTTATGTCAAAATATTACATATAACAACTAtattaaatatgcaaaagataaaACATAGCCAACATAAGAACTAACTAAATAAGGCTTTTCATTGTAAGTTATTCTTTAGAAGGAATAAAACTCGCTCACTAATCAAATTAATGTCCCCAATCATTTTCCAAGTAAATATTCGGGAAAGATTCATTATATGGTTTTGCAACGACACTAGTATGGAGATTTtcttactcctttttttttcttttttccccttttgtgcAACTTAAGAATGCCCCTCTCTTCTTGGCACACGTACATATTAACATTTTGGACGCTCCTAAATTCGGGATTTAACTGAATCATCAATTCCATGAGTGAACATTGCAAGTTGCCTTTTCGAAATTGGAGACATTAGGAGTCAATGGCTTGGATAATGTCGAGTTTTTGTTTTCCCCATCCATGATTAAATCTCTTCCACAACTGAGAGATTTACTAGTATCTTCTtgcaagaagatggaggagatcATTGTGGAGGAAGAAGGGTTTGGATTGGAAATATTTCTGGCATTCCCAATGCTTACGGCTTAAacttaaataatttgaaaagtttcatgTGCTTCTCTGCTTAAAAAGTGTaagattgatttttgtttttatcacTAAATATCTTCTTGTAGATATATTCATCCTTGCAATACAAATGGCAACATTCTTTTCATCCATTGAAAAACTGATGTCAGGATCACGGGAAGCTCGGAGTCAGGATCGCATCAAATCATACTGCACTACACTCTTCAGTCAAGAGGTACATGATTAACGTTAtgtcaaaatattatatataacaaaagtattaaatatgcaaatgacAAAGCATAGCCAACATAAGAACTAACTAAATAAGGCTATCCATTGTAAGTTATTCTTCAAAAGTAATAAAACTCGCTCACTAATCAAATTAATGTCCGCAATCATTTTTCGAGTAAAGATTGGGGAAAGATTCGTTATATTGTTTAGCCACGACACTAGGATGGAGATTTTcttactccttttttttattccttttttccccttttgtgcAACTTAATAATGCCCCTCTCTTCTTGGCACACGTATATATTAACATTTTGGAAGTTCCAGAATTCATGATTTAAATGAATCGCCAATTCCATGAGTGAACATTGCAGGTTGCCTTTTCGAAATTGGAGACATTAGGAGTCAATGGCTTGGATAACGTCGAGTTTTTGTTTTCCCCATCGATGATTAAATCTCTCGCACAACTGAGAGATCTACGAGTATCTTCTTGCAAGAAGATGGAGGTGATCATTGCGGAGGAAGAAGGGCTTGGATTGGAAATATTAGAAACTCTGGCATTCCCAATGTTAACTagcttaaatttaaattatttggaAACTTTGATGTGCTTCTCTCGCAGAAAGTGtaatattgattttttctttttatcactaAATATCTTCTTGTCGATATATTCATACTTGCAATACAAATGGCAACATTCTTTTCATCCATTGAAAAACTGATGTTAGGTTCACAAGAAGCTCGAAGTCAAGACTGCATCAAATCATACTGCACTACACTCTTCAATCAAGAGGTACGTGATTAACGTTATGTCAAAATATTACATATAACAAAAGtattaaatatgcaaaagacAAAGCATAACCAACATAAGAACTAACTAAATAAGGCTTTTCATTGTAAGTTATTCTTTACAAGGAATAAAACTCGCTCACTAATCACATTAATGtccaaaatcattttccaagtaAAGATTGGGGAAAGATTCGTTATATTATTTTGCAACGACACTAGTATGAAGATTTTCttactctttttgttttctttttttcgccTTTTGTGCAACTTAAGAATGCCCCTCTCTTCTTGGCACACGTATATATTAACATTTTGGAAGCTCCTGAATTCGTGATTTAACTGAATCATCAACTGCATGAGTGAACATTGCAGGTTGCCTTTTCGAAATTGGAGACATTAGGAGTCAATGGCTTGGATAATGTTGAGTTTTTGTTTTCCCCATCCATGATTAAATCTCTCGCACAACTGAGAGATTTACAAGTATCTTCTtgcaagaagatggaggagatcATTGCGGAGGAAGAAGGGTTTGGATTGGAAATATTTCTGGCATTCCCAATGCTAACTGGCTTAAacttaaataatttgaaaagtttcatgTGCTTCTCTCGCAAAAAGTGtaagattgattttttgtttttatcacTAAATATCTTCTTGTAGATATATTCATCCTTGCAATACAAATGGCAACATTCTTTTCATCCATTGAAAAACTGATGTCAGGATCACGGGAAGCTCGGAGTAAGGATCGCATCGAATCAGACTGCACTACACTCTTCAGTTAAGAGGTACATGATTAACGTTAtgtcaaaatattatatataacaaaagtattaaatatgcaaaagacAAAACATAGCCAACATAAGAACTAACTAAATGAGGCTTTGCATTGTAAGTTATTCTTCAGAAGGAATAAAACTCGCTCACTAATCAAATTAATGTCCGCAATCATTTTTCGAGTAAAGATTGGGGAAAGATTCGTTATATTGTTTAGCGACGCACTAGTATGGAGATTTTgttactcatttttttttattccttttattCCCCTTTTGTGCAACTTAATAATGCCCCTCTCTTCTTGGCACACATATATATTAACATTTTCGAAGTTCCTGAATTCATGATTTAACTGAATCACCAATTCCATGAGTTAACATTGCAGGTTGCCTTTTCGAAATTGGAGACATTACATGTCAATGAGTTGGATAACATTGAGTTTTTGTTTTCCCCAACCATGATTAAATCTCTCGCACAATTGAGAGATCTACAAGTATCTTCTTGCAAGAAAATGGAGGCGATCATTGCGGAGGAAGAAGGGTTTGGATTGGAAATATCAGAAACTCTGGCATTCCCAATGTTAAGTAGCTTAAACTTAAATtatttggaaagtttgaagtgctTCTCTCGCAAAAAGTGtaagattgattttttgtttttatcacTAAATATCTTCTGGTAGATATATTCATCCTTGCAATACAAATGACAACATTGTTTTCATCCGTTGAAAAACTGATGACAGGTTCACAAGAAGCTTGAGTCAGGACTGCAGCAAATCATACTACACTACACTCTTTAGTCAAGAGGTACATGATTAACGTTATGTCAAAATAGTATATAACAAAAGtattaaatatgcaaaagacAAAGCATAGCCAACATAAGAACTAACTAAATAAGTTACAAAGTGTACtttggtaaaaatattttaaagataaTGAGTCGCATATAAACATAAGAATTGAAAGTTGCCAACATGTATGagttgcaatttttgaattttaatttctcCGAAATAGTTTCCAATAAAGATTGTTAAATATTTCTTTATGTTACCCACACAAAGCGCATGAATGAGTAATACAACTACTAAATAGGATCTCTAAAAGCTTGTTGATGTTCATAGGAAACTTAAGGCTCTCAGTAACCTCGCATGTACGCCATCAACATTGCACGCATGCACATTGAaagcaatttaaaaaacaaTGGAGAGGAAAGTGAGCAGTAAGGTTCAAGAGGTTATAGATGAAAGGCCTTTAAGATAGTCACTTGACTTCGTTTGCTCTTAAaagatctctctttttttcttctttttttgccccTAATCGAAGAAATCTTTACTCTCCCTTAGTTGCACCAGCGAAAGGTATCTGAGCCCTCTCCGTTGCTAAACTGAGCAAGATCTCTAGGGACTAGGGCTTCGGAAATCACCCCTTTTAGTTTTAACATGAACTACAAGACCAAAGTGATCAACTTAGTGACTTCTTTAAGTGTGTTGCAATTTCATTGAATAATTTCATCATAACTTAAATAACCATCTCTAAGTGATTTAACAAAACTTATGTACACTAACTATTTCATTCTTTGGCTAGCAAAAAAAGCACAAAGTGtaatttgattattttgggAAATTTACTAAATTCAAGAGAGGgagtgattttatttaaatttaggaTTATGAGGGACTAATGTGACTATGTGATAGTTGAGGAGCATATCCAAATTACCATTTTTCCATTATTAACAGAATCCAGTCAGAATTCCTACTTTTTGATTTGTTTGCGGTAATTCCAATAGCCTTATAGTCCTAGAGTCATCAACATTAGTATGGGcattttttacccttttttttttactttattctttttttccctttgtgcAACTTAAGACAAAATCACCAATTTTATGAATTCGAAATTTACATCTTGACACTCATCTATCTTGAAAGTTCATGATTAATTCAATCACCAATTCTGTGAGCGAATATCGCAGGTTGCATTTCCTAAATTGGAGGCATTAGATATCGACAGCTTGGATAATATTGAGATGATATGGGATAATAAAATTGCTGCGGATTCTTTCCCCAAGCTAAAAACCCTTTGTGTGGTTGACTGCAATAAGCTTGTGAGCATACTTCGTTCTTTCATTCTAAGACGGCTCTTGAGCCTGGAAAGTTTGGATGCAAGAAGTTGTGGTTTGCTTGAAGTTGTTTTTGAACTTCAGACATTGAATCATCTAGATGGACATCCTATTCCTCTTCCATTAAAAGAACTGACGGTATCAAGTTTACCAAAGCTAAAGTGCATATGGGATAAGGAACTCTACCATCAATTTAAATTCCAATGTCTACGTTCTATTAGTGTTTCAAGATGTGAGAGCCTCACCTCTTTGTTTCCAACCTCAGTAGCTAGAGATCTAATCCAACTTGAGAAGTTGGAGATCAATGAATGTGGCATTGTAGAAATCATCGAGAATGAAGAAGGACTAGTTCCTAGGTTTGTATTCCCAATGTTAACCTCCCTCGAGCTTAAGTATCTGGGAGAGTTGAAGTGCCTTTACACCGGATCACATACTTCCCATTGGCCGGCATTGAAGACCTTGATGGTGCATCGCTGTGACAAAGTGGAGATACTTGCATTGCACTCTAAGAATGAGATGCCACTTGATAAACTGCCCTTATTCTTGATAGAAAAGGCATGATTGAAGATTACTTCTTTTGCTTAGATGGTGAATATTTGAAGTGATGATTAAGGTCACAATCAAGCATCGCATAGAAGTAGCTCTACATAGGAAGATGTAAACTGTACGACTCACCTTCAATTTATAGAAATATTTCTACATTGAAACATCACATGTTCTTCAATTATTGATTGAACATTCTTGTCAAAtgtatcaaatgcatttttaatgATCCCCTTTTAATAAAGTTTTAGGCTAATTCCGATGGTTTAGCTCTCTCCTAAGTGTCACAAAGATGGAAACACATGGCATGTGTCATGATCTTAGCATGGTACGAGTGTATTGTCTAATTTGAGTCCTATAAAAATTACTGATGTTTTGCTAAAAATGGAAAGATGTGACATTATTGTTGACATTAATCATTGAAATTTGTGCACACGTGACTGTAATTGATGCATAAGTTATTTTCACAAGGGATTTATCTTTAGAATCGTGAACGTAAGGAGTTACTTAAGCTCAAATATGGATACAAGTTGAAGATAAAAGATTATTGATAATGTTTATTTGATGTAGGCACATTTCCCTTTTTTGAATCATTTGAGACTTAACATTTTATAAATGTAGCTATTGCGCGCAACATGTAGGACTTATATCATAGTACATGAATGCTCTTTTAACTAAGCTGGCTTTAAATTCAGATTTGACTATTTTCTCAGGGCGCATTCCCTAATCTCCAAGAGTTAGAATTGGATTTATCAAAACGGATGGAGATATGGCATGGGCATTTTCATGATGGAGAATACTTTTGCAAGCTTAGTTTGCTTAAGCTTTGTCATCTCTCTCAAGAGTCTTCAATATCCACATGTCACTTTGTTGAGAGTTTAACCAACTTGGAAGAGCTGGTTGTATGTGAATCTTATCTAGAAGACCCAAGCAGCAATGAGGAAGCCATAGAAGGCACAAGTCATGAGATGAAAGTAATATTATCCTTTTCAAGATATATTCAACATTTGCAGACTCTAAATGTGTCACATTGTGATGGGTTATCAAAAATGTTCACGCCGACAATTGCTAAAAATTTGGTGGCACTCACAAAATTGAAGATAAGTAATTGTAGAATATTGACAGAAGTCATTAATGATGAGAACGGTGGGGAGGGGCATGTGGTGGCTTTCAATCAATTGAATTATATGGAGCTTGATGGGTTGACAGGGTTGAGAAGTTTCAGCTCAGGTGGATACACTTTGATGTTCCCGCTCTTGGAAGATATCATTGTGACTAGATGTCCCAACATGAAATTTTTCTCTCAAGGACCAATGGAGGCATCAAAGTTAAAGAGAGTTCAAGTATCAAAGGAAGCGTGGTTTTGGGCAAGAAACCTCAACATCACCATCCATAATATGTTTGAAGAAATGGTACGCACTAGTTACCAAATTCCATGTATTTGGATGGTTTTGACCACTAAATGAATAATAGCTTTTTGCTAGCTAGAAGTTTATGCTTAACGATGCATTTTTTTGATAGGGCACGTTTGCTGGAGTAGAGAAAATGCTACTATCTGAGTTCCCTGGGTTGATTGGAAAATGGCATAACGAACTTAATCCCATCAAGTCGTTTTGGCAACTAAAATCAGTGGTGGTAGATAAATGTCCATCATTTATTAACATTATTCCATACAGATTGATGCTAGTCTTAGACAATTTGAGCTATTTGCAAGTGCACGATTGCAAGTTGCTCgaagaaatatttgatttggaAGGGCTGGAGGCTGTGGAAAGCACTCGAGTACTGCCTAAGCTACGGGAATTGAACTTGGCCAATCTACCAAAATTGAGGCAACTATGGAACAAAGATCTTCAAGAATCAATACACTTCAATTCTCGAGGTACTCTTATCCTATATAATTGCAGCAACTTGGGACATGCTTTCGCTCCATTGATGGCTCGGTGCCTCGCCAATCTTGAACGGATGGAAATAAAGGAGTGTAGTCAAATGGAAGGAGTGATcgtagaggaagaaggagagggaagcGCAATGAAGAAGATTACATTCCCAAAGCTCCAGCAGATGACGATGGAATACTTGCCCAATTTGACTTGTTTCCTCTTGGGAAAAAATCAAATGCTGGAATGCCCCAAATTAGAAAGGATGATAATTGCCCATTGCCCCAAGATGGAAAGTTTGATTGGGCAATCTCAAATGGAGGATGACCACGGCACCCCTTCATTTTTCACTTCCCAGGTTAGTCTTTCAAATAAATGTGTCTTTGGTGTTTCATTGGGACTTGTTCTCGTAGTATTGGACAATGCACGGTATGATGCAAATTTTGTGCTTGTGCCAATTTATATACATAATCTTCTAATATTTAAGATGAAGATTAAAAATATTCTAATCCTCAAATAAATATTACTATTATATGTACATCTCCATATCCTATTAGAAGTGTTAAATTGGTGTAAGTTTATGAAATCATATCATATGCAGTACTTTAGAATTAATCAGCGAGGTTCCTAAAAAAGTTATCACAATAACCATATAAAAACATTtactttttgcaatttcaattataaAGAACTAAAACAGAAAACATAGAATAGCATCTAAAAATAGCAGAAAAAATATTAAGTATCGTCCCTTCATATTTATTTGCGTGGAAGCAAACTAGCATTGTTCTATtaaacataaagaaaatggaaaaaaaaaacttcataattGTAAAAGCCAATTTCACAAATTGCTTAACTATTACAGCTCATTATACCATAATCAGTGGAGCCAACTTTTGCATTTCTTAATAAATGCTTGAGCTAGGtcttgataataaaaataaataaaaataaaaaaggtcaATATGCATGAAGTGGTTCGCCTTCCTTGTTTGTAAATCATATTTGAATCGCTATACTCCAACAACCTATCAAATTACGCACCTgtattatataataaatattaactTTGGTTTATCATATTGAGTGATAATTAGTGTGATACTGCGCACAATCTATGTTTGGCaagagaaaatgcaaattgctttttccaaaaaagaaatggcaaaaaaaggaaaaaaaataaaagagagaaaaggacaGCTGGATAATAAATAGTAGCAATTCCGTGGGCGGTCCTGACATTGCAGGTCTTATTTCATAACTAGATGACAATATTTAGCCAATGTCctagctaaaataaaaattttaaaaatcagaaTAAATTATCCAACTCCACCACCGAAgcgaaaatattaggtgcattaAATACACTGCATAGGATTTGTATTGAATCATCCGCAGACTGACACGTGGCAATGCCGGACCCACTTGTCAGTTGAGCCATTAAAAtttttgcttcctttttctcttcaataaCAGCCCATCACTAGAAAGCTCTGCTCTCCTCTTCCTGGTATGGCtctgctccctctctctctttcctccgtgAAGGTGCATCTCTATACATGAACCACACCACCGCCTTGGCCTCCATCAGTTGCGGTGCGCTCACtggacaaaggaaaaaaaattaaaaaaagaagaaattagacCAAGTCTATTTAGTGTTTTAGACTTCTCCACCCTCTAAAAAATGTTCGATCTGAGTCATTTTGTTTCACCTTGATCCTCCTCTTAACGACgaggggggaaaaagaaagtgaaccaAATCCAAATCTACAGAGTCAAGTAACAataactcttcttcctccccctccccctcatCCTCTtaccttctgtttttttttttttttaggggggcGATTGACCCGTCTGTCCAATGGTTGAATCGGAAGCTTCGGAATCGCTTCTCTGAAGCTCGCCTCCTCTCTGTGCGCATGCTTCCATGGGTCCGAGTGATTACGCGAACCGGAGCTTGTTGGTTATGGCGGGTCGAAGTGGATCTCCGATGCGGAAGCGATTTCGGCGTCGATTCAGTCGGGGCGTTGATTCCGgcgaagaaaaattaaaagttcttcTCTTCAACCCTCTCTTGCTCCTCCTTCGTCCACAGCCGCCCGACCTCCACCCCTCCTTCGATGTCACCAACGGCGGAGTTACTGGCACCTTGATTAGGCTGACCCCCGTTATGTCCAAGCCGAGCATGGCCGACTTCCTCTGTTTTGTTCGTCTCATCGTCCTACAGATCTCGAATCTGGCCATCCATAGCAACGAAGTTGCAGATCTAGAAGTTGACCACCGTCGCCCACATCCATGGACGAGCGGCTGTCGCTAGAGCCATGGTTGCAGATCTGGAAGTCCCGTCGTGAGCAATGACGGCTTATGGACTGCCATTGTCCCCTCCATCGTCGCCTGCGGTTGGCTCGTGGTCAGCCACGTCCATGGCTGAGCCACCCCTCCATCCTCACAGCTGCTCGTGGTCGTTGCCCGTCCAGATCCCGGGTGGAGTCGTGCCTCCCGGATCTGGTATCGTCCATGGACGCAAGCCTAGCTCGTTCATGGCTCGCGAGGAGGCTCCTCGACAGATCTGGCGACCGCAGCTTATCCATGGCCATGAGCCTTGACGGCGAGTTTGAGATCCCGACGGCCATGGACTGGGAGGTCAAACagtgaaagaaaaaacaatcgCATAAATGTTAGGGAAGAGTGGCCATGGACAAGCGGCGTCATGAATGGGCAGACCACAAAGACGACGGAGAGGGTTGGATGCCCGGAAATGGTTGCCTTGGACGTGGCGCCGGCAACTCCACCATTGGTGACGGCGGAGGGAGGCGAGAAGGTTGGGTTCAATGTGGGTGGAGACGGAGGAGAGAGCGTAGACGGAGGAGGAAAGTGAGGAGGattgagatttttatatttagtcatatgtcaaaaaaaaaaaaaaaaaaaaagcccaatatttagtcaatgtcgtagctacataaaaaaaaaactaaaaataatagGAATCAATCATCTAGTCAACACTTGCATTTCGTCTCATGAAGTTCTCCTCATATGAAGACTAAACGCAATAAATGACGACCTCCTCCGGTACTTCTGTTTTTGGGTCGAACCCGAGGCACTTGAAAATTACAGATTCTATACAAGTtttggttc
This Eucalyptus grandis isolate ANBG69807.140 chromosome 7, ASM1654582v1, whole genome shotgun sequence DNA region includes the following protein-coding sequences:
- the LOC120295855 gene encoding uncharacterized protein LOC120295855, translating into MIKSLAQLRDLQVSSCKKMEAIIAEEEGFGLEIFLAFPMLTSLNLNNLKSLMCFSRKKCSREARSQDHIKSYCTTLFSQEVAFPKLEALDIDSLDNIEMIWDNKIAADSFPKLKTLCVVDCNKLVSILRSFILRRLLSLESLDARSCGLLEVVFELQTLNHLDGHPIPLPLKELTVSSLPKLKCIWDKELYHQFKFQCLRSISVSRCESLTSLFPTSVARDLIQLEKLEINECGIVEIIENEEGLVPRFVFPMLTSLELKYLGELKCLYTGSHTSHWPALKTLMVHRCDKVEILALHSKNEMPLDKLPLFLIEKGAFPNLQELELDLSKRMEIWHGHFHDGEYFCKLSLLKLCHLSQESSISTCHFVESLTNLEELVVCESYLEDPSSNEEAIEGTSHEMKVILSFSRYIQHLQTLNVSHCDGLSKMFTPTIAKNLVALTKLKISNCRILTEVINDENGGEGHVVAFNQLNYMELDGLTGLRSFSSGGYTLMFPLLEDIIVTRCPNMKFFSQGPMEASKLKRVQVSKEAWFWARNLNITIHNMFEEMGTFAGVEKMLLSEFPGLIGKWHNELNPIKSFWQLKSVVVDKCPSFINIIPYRLMLVLDNLSYLQVHDCKLLEEIFDLEGLEAVESTRVLPKLRELNLANLPKLRQLWNKDLQESIHFNSRGTLILYNCSNLGHAFAPLMARCLANLERMEIKECSQMEGVIVEEEGEGSAMKKITFPKLQQMTMEYLPNLTCFLLGKNQMLECPKLERMIIAHCPKMESLIGQSQMEDDHGTPSFFTSQPPDLHPSFDVTNGGVTGTLIRLTPVMSKPSMADFLCFVRLIVLQISNLAIHSNEVADLEVDHRRPHPWTSGCR